From a region of the Desmodus rotundus isolate HL8 chromosome 7, HLdesRot8A.1, whole genome shotgun sequence genome:
- the EID1 gene encoding EP300-interacting inhibitor of differentiation 1, which produces MSEMHELSELYEESNDLQMDVIPGESDHPQMEVGSANRAPSEPSENPSRNRAPPRLQEDGLMEAGAQAMAGPESDRGLAKRPSPGEQPGQVVGPDFESDGEEFDDWEDDYNYPEEEQLNGAGYRVSTALEEANKMFLRTSRAREAGLDGGFQMHQEKTSFDQLAFIEELFSLMVVNRLTEELGCDEIIDRE; this is translated from the coding sequence ATGTCGGAAATGCACGAGTTGTCCGAGCTGTATGAAGAAAGCAATGACCTGCAGATGGATGTGATACCTGGCGAGAGTGACCATCCGCAGATGGAGGTAGGCAGTGCGAACCGGGCGCCATCCGAGCCATCCGAGAACCCCTCCCGCAACCGGGCCCCGCCACGGCTCCAGGAGGACGGCCTGATGGAGGCGGGGGCCCAGGCAATGGCGGGGCCAGAGAGCGACCGAGGCCTTGCTAAGCGGCCCAGCCCCGGGGAGCAGCCAGGCCAGGTTGTGGGCCCTGACTTCGAGAGCGACGGTGAGGAATTTGATGACTGGGAGGATGACTACAACTATCCAGAAGAGGAGCAGCTGAATGGTGCAGGCTACAGAGTCTCAACGGCCCTCGAAGAAGCCAACAAGATGTTTCTAAGAACGTCCAGAGCAAGAGAAGCAGGCCTGGATGGTGGTTTTCAGATGCATCAAGAGAAGACCTCGTTTGATCAGTTGGCTTTTATCGAAGAGCTTTTTTCACTTATGGTCGTCAATCGTCTCACCGAAGAACTGGGATGTGATGAGATTATTGATAGAGAGTAG